From the Desulfuromonas sp. genome, one window contains:
- a CDS encoding lysine transporter LysE, with protein sequence MNLAVIAGTSFVLGFSGAMMPGPLLTLTIAETVRRGAIAGPLLILGHAILEGIVVFLVFFGAAEIIQHPNVFASVAILGGGMMLWMGYGMLKSLSSLHLNLEAEKEAGLHPVVAGAVISLANPYFTIWWATIGLSYLVVAHEAGLVGVIVFYVCHILSDLVWYCFVSGTVAYGKRFLSDRGYRIMVGICAIFILGFGIYFGGKGLERLFLG encoded by the coding sequence ATGAATCTTGCTGTCATTGCCGGCACATCCTTTGTCCTTGGATTCTCGGGTGCGATGATGCCGGGCCCGCTACTGACCCTGACTATTGCCGAAACCGTTCGCCGTGGAGCGATTGCCGGCCCGTTATTGATTCTCGGACATGCCATTCTGGAAGGGATTGTCGTCTTCCTTGTTTTTTTCGGAGCGGCTGAAATCATACAGCATCCGAATGTTTTTGCTTCCGTCGCCATCCTCGGGGGGGGCATGATGCTCTGGATGGGTTACGGTATGCTGAAAAGCCTGTCGTCTTTGCACCTCAACCTTGAAGCGGAGAAAGAAGCGGGGCTGCATCCGGTCGTTGCCGGAGCCGTTATCAGCCTGGCCAACCCCTATTTTACGATCTGGTGGGCGACCATCGGCCTCAGCTACCTGGTTGTCGCCCATGAGGCCGGTCTCGTCGGCGTCATTGTTTTCTACGTCTGTCACATTCTCTCCGACCTGGTCTGGTATTGTTTTGTCTCCGGTACCGTCGCTTATGGCAAACGGTTCCTGTCCGATCGCGGCTACCGGATTATGGTTGGCATCTGTGCGATCTTTATTCTCGGTTTTGGGATTTATTTCGGTGGCAAAGGACTGGAACGCCTCTTCCTTGGCTGA
- a CDS encoding CidB/LrgB family autolysis modulator codes for MWNELTATPLFGVGLTVAIYYFAQIVYRRTHSLFLNPVAVSIAFIILFLLFTATPYEAYLNGGRMILFLLGPSVVALALPLYRKRHEINHNRLPIMVGIFCGAVTSIVSASGLAWVLGGTGDIVLSMAPKSVTTPIAIGIVEKIGGISELTAAIVVLTGCIGAICGPEFCRLIGLKSSTAIGLAVGTASHGIGTARMLEVDKLAGAVAGLAIGLNGLVTAFILPLLFVVFRYF; via the coding sequence ATGTGGAATGAGCTGACGGCAACTCCTCTTTTCGGGGTCGGATTGACAGTCGCCATATATTATTTTGCCCAGATCGTTTATCGTCGGACGCACAGTCTTTTTCTGAATCCGGTCGCTGTTTCGATTGCCTTTATTATTCTGTTCCTCCTGTTTACGGCTACGCCGTATGAAGCCTACCTGAACGGCGGCCGAATGATCCTTTTTCTGCTCGGACCATCGGTTGTTGCTCTGGCGCTGCCGCTTTATCGCAAACGCCATGAAATCAATCATAACCGGCTTCCGATTATGGTTGGGATCTTCTGCGGCGCAGTGACTTCCATTGTCAGCGCCAGCGGCCTGGCCTGGGTCCTGGGCGGGACCGGGGATATCGTCCTTTCAATGGCCCCGAAATCGGTGACAACGCCGATTGCTATCGGCATTGTTGAAAAGATCGGCGGGATCTCTGAGTTGACTGCTGCAATCGTTGTCCTGACCGGCTGTATCGGGGCAATTTGCGGTCCGGAATTCTGCCGTCTGATCGGATTGAAATCATCGACCGCGATCGGGCTTGCCGTTGGCACGGCATCGCACGGGATCGGCACGGCGCGGATGCTGGAAGTCGACAAACTGGCCGGAGCCGTTGCCGGGTTGGCCATCGGTCTGAACGGTCTGGTGACAGCTTTTATTCTTCCACTGTTGTTTGTGGTTTTCAGGTATTTTTGA
- a CDS encoding CidA/LrgA family protein, whose translation MLKGFAILLMVQFAGELLVSWAGIPIPGNVAGMVILLLSLLAGIFKVEWIEEAADLLLSHLALFFVPAGVGVMVYFDLIASQWLPICVSMVISTFVVMAVTGWVEEKLERGERTDVE comes from the coding sequence ATACTGAAAGGGTTTGCAATTCTTCTGATGGTGCAATTTGCCGGCGAGCTGCTGGTGAGTTGGGCCGGAATACCGATTCCGGGCAATGTCGCCGGCATGGTCATCCTTCTTTTGTCTCTCCTGGCCGGCATTTTCAAGGTCGAGTGGATTGAGGAAGCAGCCGATCTGCTGTTGTCGCACCTTGCGCTGTTTTTTGTGCCGGCCGGTGTAGGTGTCATGGTCTATTTTGATCTAATCGCATCACAATGGCTGCCGATTTGTGTCTCAATGGTGATCAGTACGTTTGTGGTGATGGCCGTGACCGGATGGGTCGAGGAGAAACTCGAAAGAGGGGAGCGGACCGATGTGGAATGA
- a CDS encoding DUF512 domain-containing protein yields the protein MVEIIEIIPGGIADQLALAPGDSIVAIDDDPARDFLDVLIAELREEVTLVVEKSGNGELWALEIEKEAGEPFGFVLKHPEPARCGNNCIFCFVHQMPKGMRRTLYVKDEDYRFSYLYGAYVTLSNVSKEDIERIINQRLSPLYVSIHATDPDVRSRMLGRAVSPIQPIVEQLVAAGIELHTQVVVCPGVNDNAVLSETVATLAAYYPGIKSLALVPVGLTEHRQNLENLQPVTKDDARKILAELGGWQQRFLGEHDSRIVFAADEFYLKAEGAIPELTEYEDLDQLENGVGMIAQFRALSEETLSEVGELNCPVQFSIVTGVAFHPELQRFVMELEDAVGCSCDVYAVENRLFGPMVTVAGLVSGQDIVRQLQNRNPGSALLVPDVMMRDGDHRFLDDLTPEQLGEQLGCRVMVVPSTPWGIIDAIEELNQ from the coding sequence ATGGTAGAAATCATCGAAATCATTCCTGGCGGGATTGCTGATCAGCTTGCACTGGCGCCAGGTGACAGCATTGTCGCAATTGACGACGATCCGGCTCGTGACTTTCTTGATGTGCTGATAGCCGAATTGCGTGAAGAGGTCACACTGGTTGTCGAAAAAAGCGGCAATGGCGAATTGTGGGCGTTGGAGATAGAAAAGGAGGCCGGGGAACCATTCGGATTCGTCCTCAAACACCCGGAACCGGCCCGCTGCGGCAATAACTGTATCTTCTGTTTTGTCCATCAAATGCCAAAAGGGATGCGGCGGACGTTGTATGTTAAGGATGAAGATTACCGGTTTTCTTATCTTTATGGTGCCTATGTTACCCTGTCAAATGTCAGCAAAGAAGATATCGAAAGGATCATAAACCAGCGGCTCTCGCCACTGTATGTTTCGATTCATGCAACGGATCCGGACGTTCGCTCAAGAATGCTTGGGCGTGCCGTCTCACCAATACAGCCAATTGTTGAGCAACTTGTAGCCGCCGGAATCGAACTGCATACCCAGGTCGTTGTCTGCCCTGGTGTCAATGACAATGCCGTTCTGAGTGAAACCGTCGCAACGCTTGCTGCCTATTACCCCGGAATCAAAAGCCTGGCTCTGGTCCCGGTTGGTTTGACCGAACATCGACAGAATCTGGAAAATCTGCAGCCGGTTACCAAGGATGATGCCCGGAAGATCCTGGCTGAACTAGGGGGCTGGCAGCAGCGTTTTCTTGGCGAGCATGACAGCCGCATTGTTTTTGCTGCCGATGAATTTTATCTCAAGGCAGAAGGGGCGATTCCGGAATTGACAGAGTATGAGGATCTGGATCAGCTGGAAAACGGAGTCGGCATGATCGCACAATTCAGGGCGCTGTCCGAAGAGACGCTCAGTGAAGTTGGCGAGTTGAACTGCCCGGTCCAATTCTCAATAGTGACCGGGGTTGCTTTCCATCCCGAGTTGCAACGTTTTGTAATGGAACTCGAAGATGCGGTCGGCTGTTCCTGCGATGTTTATGCAGTAGAGAACAGACTTTTCGGGCCGATGGTTACAGTCGCCGGGCTGGTTTCCGGTCAGGATATTGTACGGCAGTTGCAGAACCGGAATCCGGGTTCGGCTTTACTGGTTCCGGATGTTATGATGCGTGACGGCGATCATCGTTTTCTCGATGATCTGACTCCGGAACAACTCGGCGAGCAGCTCGGATGCCGGGTGATGGTTGTGCCATCAACCCCCTGGGGCATTATCGATGCAATCGAGGAACTGAATCAATGA
- the hfq gene encoding RNA chaperone Hfq, with translation MGKTPFNIQDQFLNQARKERVKVAITMMSGEKLEGHIKSFDSFCVLIEADCDVLLYKHAISVITSSDGSFRLHGGRE, from the coding sequence ATGGGCAAGACACCATTTAATATTCAGGATCAATTTCTTAATCAGGCACGTAAGGAACGGGTCAAAGTTGCAATCACAATGATGTCTGGTGAAAAGCTCGAAGGTCATATCAAATCTTTCGACAGTTTCTGTGTTCTCATTGAGGCTGATTGTGATGTTCTTTTGTACAAGCATGCTATTTCCGTTATTACATCTTCCGACGGAAGCTTCCGGCTGCATGGTGGCCGGGAATAA
- a CDS encoding tRNA (adenosine(37)-N6)-dimethylallyltransferase MiaA: MPAERHNRSSPVVVICGPTASGKTALACSLADNFDLEIVSADSRQIYRQMDIGTAKPTIDEQNRVCHHMIDVADPDEDYSVSDYVEHARPVIAEISQRNRLPLVVGGTGLYIRALTEGLADLPSADEDLREKFREYAAVHGAAALHSRLHSVDPVQADKIHPNNLVRIIRALEVYESSGIPMSEYQHRHGFSESPFSVLKLYLHVPRTILNERIDARVDQMIAAGLIDEVASLLATGYNAGLKSMKAIGYREIISFLAGERSRDETIELIKRETRRYAKRQETWFKKEKSIITVDSLSEIDRIQPLIECFLLKKGSGYGQDTI, from the coding sequence ATCCCTGCAGAACGACATAACAGGTCTAGCCCGGTCGTTGTTATATGTGGTCCGACCGCTTCGGGTAAAACAGCATTGGCCTGTTCTCTTGCTGATAACTTCGATCTGGAGATTGTTTCTGCTGATTCCCGCCAGATTTATCGGCAGATGGATATCGGCACGGCGAAACCGACAATTGATGAGCAGAACCGGGTCTGTCACCATATGATTGATGTTGCCGATCCCGATGAGGACTATTCCGTGTCCGATTATGTCGAGCATGCCCGACCCGTTATTGCCGAGATCTCCCAACGAAACCGGTTGCCTTTAGTGGTCGGCGGCACCGGACTTTACATCAGGGCGTTAACCGAAGGGCTGGCCGATCTCCCATCTGCCGATGAAGACCTGCGTGAAAAGTTCAGGGAATATGCTGCAGTACATGGTGCTGCGGCACTTCATTCAAGACTGCATTCGGTCGACCCGGTTCAGGCGGATAAAATCCACCCGAACAATCTGGTTCGGATTATCAGGGCTCTTGAGGTTTATGAGTCAAGTGGCATTCCGATGTCAGAGTATCAGCATCGGCACGGATTTTCCGAATCACCTTTTTCGGTACTGAAACTTTATTTGCATGTGCCCCGGACCATTCTCAATGAACGAATCGACGCCCGGGTTGATCAGATGATTGCGGCTGGCCTGATCGATGAGGTCGCCAGTCTGCTTGCGACCGGTTATAATGCCGGTTTGAAATCGATGAAGGCGATCGGTTATCGGGAAATTATTTCATTCCTTGCCGGGGAGCGCAGCCGGGATGAGACTATTGAGTTGATCAAAAGGGAAACCCGACGCTACGCAAAAAGGCAGGAAACCTGGTTTAAAAAAGAAAAATCAATAATTACAGTTGATTCCTTGTCAGAAATTGATAGAATTCAGCCGTTAATTGAATGTTTTCTATTGAAGAAAGGGAGCGGTTATGGGCAAGACACCATTTAA
- a CDS encoding DNA mismatch repair protein MutL — MSKIRILSENLCNKIAAGEVVERPASVVKELIENSLDAGADEILIDIESGGKKLIRIQDNGSGMSKDDTFLALERHATSKIESDDDLFKLTTLGFRGEALPSIAAVSQMTVESRDNSSESGWRIRVNGGSVADAAATGMPVGTSIEVRNLFFNTPARRKFLRRDQTETGHVGDVVSRQALSRPEVRFRLTHNGRTMIDALKAETIEERVAAILGREAVREMVPVTSEVGELALYGLLSKPLYNRSATTSIYTYINGRYIRDRVVQHAVMEGYRNLLMKGRYPVVALFLDLPPELVDVNVHPTKHEVRFREQSQVHGFIAGAVRNSLRPVVTTAVGIEDSIMPPVSYQQPSSLRGVNTDVTTDNPAGVRDHPEAYRSSERSEPFARPVSIDRGELFHLPGKEFALGPAGSMVVLGQYLDSYIICQDGDDLVLVDQHAAHERVAFERLKKQFVSAGVEQQSLLFPVVIDFDYREATVVGQSLDHLSTLGFELEPFGGNSYILKASPQLLKDSEAERLVRDVASELAELGETAVLDDAYEDLLATMACHSVVRANQKLSLAEMQALLVEIDSVDFSAHCPHGRPVLCRLGKPEIERMFKRT, encoded by the coding sequence ATGAGCAAAATCAGGATTCTTTCGGAAAATCTGTGCAATAAAATTGCAGCTGGCGAGGTTGTTGAAAGGCCGGCCTCTGTTGTCAAGGAACTGATCGAGAATTCCCTCGATGCCGGAGCCGATGAGATCCTCATCGATATCGAATCGGGTGGCAAGAAGCTGATCAGGATACAGGATAACGGATCCGGAATGTCAAAAGATGATACCTTTCTTGCCCTCGAAAGGCATGCCACCAGTAAGATTGAATCGGACGACGACCTTTTCAAACTTACGACCCTTGGTTTCAGAGGGGAAGCACTCCCTTCGATTGCCGCGGTTTCACAAATGACTGTCGAGTCGCGCGATAACTCATCCGAGTCGGGATGGCGGATCAGGGTCAATGGCGGGTCGGTGGCCGATGCGGCTGCAACCGGGATGCCGGTCGGCACCAGTATCGAAGTCCGAAATTTATTTTTTAACACACCGGCCCGGCGCAAATTCTTGCGGCGGGATCAAACCGAAACTGGACATGTCGGCGATGTCGTCAGCAGGCAGGCACTGTCGCGGCCGGAGGTTCGTTTCCGTCTCACACATAATGGCCGGACAATGATCGATGCTTTAAAGGCCGAGACTATTGAAGAACGTGTTGCCGCAATTCTCGGTCGCGAAGCGGTTCGCGAAATGGTTCCGGTTACCAGCGAGGTCGGTGAACTGGCACTTTACGGTTTACTGTCAAAGCCGCTTTATAACCGTTCAGCAACAACCTCGATCTATACATATATCAACGGTCGCTATATCCGTGACCGGGTCGTACAGCATGCGGTGATGGAGGGGTACCGTAATCTGCTGATGAAGGGCCGCTACCCGGTGGTAGCCCTGTTCCTTGATCTTCCACCCGAACTAGTCGATGTAAATGTCCACCCGACCAAGCACGAGGTCCGATTCCGGGAACAGAGCCAGGTCCACGGCTTTATCGCCGGTGCCGTTCGCAATTCCTTGCGCCCGGTAGTGACAACTGCCGTTGGCATTGAAGATTCGATTATGCCCCCGGTGAGTTACCAACAGCCATCATCCCTCCGGGGAGTCAATACTGATGTCACGACAGATAATCCTGCCGGAGTGCGTGATCATCCTGAAGCATATCGGTCGTCGGAACGGTCGGAGCCATTCGCAAGACCTGTCTCGATTGACAGGGGGGAGCTTTTTCACTTGCCGGGAAAAGAGTTTGCCCTCGGTCCGGCCGGATCGATGGTGGTGCTCGGACAGTATCTTGACAGCTATATTATTTGCCAGGATGGTGATGATCTGGTTCTGGTTGATCAGCATGCGGCGCATGAGCGGGTCGCGTTTGAACGATTGAAAAAGCAGTTTGTCAGTGCCGGAGTTGAGCAGCAATCATTGCTGTTTCCGGTTGTCATCGATTTTGATTATCGTGAAGCCACCGTTGTTGGTCAGAGTCTTGACCATCTCTCCACGCTCGGCTTTGAACTGGAGCCTTTTGGCGGTAATTCCTATATATTGAAAGCGTCGCCACAGTTACTCAAGGATTCAGAAGCTGAACGCCTGGTCAGGGATGTCGCATCTGAGCTTGCCGAGTTGGGTGAAACTGCCGTTCTCGACGATGCTTATGAGGACCTTCTGGCGACCATGGCCTGCCATTCAGTAGTCCGGGCGAATCAGAAGCTGTCGCTTGCCGAGATGCAGGCTCTACTTGTTGAAATTGATTCAGTCGATTTCAGCGCTCATTGTCCTCATGGTCGACCTGTCCTTTGTCGCCTCGGTAAACCGGAAATCGAGCGAATGTTTAAAAGAACGTGA
- a CDS encoding AAA family ATPase encodes MSYIEYFELEMEPFSNAPDARFYFDSDQHSQALVRLMYAVNSNKGLAVLVGGVGTGKTTLARRMLDTLDESRYESSMLVMVHSGIDPEWILTRIAMQLGIQEPASDRLAVLKQLYERLLEIDSQGRKAVILIDEAQMLQSRELMEEFRGLLNLEIPGKKLINIVFFGLTEIEDCLRLDEPLAQRVAVKYNLGSFTLDLTTRYINHRLSVAGARRPLFDPMAIQSVHNYAGGVPRLINTICDNCLFETHMQKGNQVVPKIVESVAGDLGLLHRPTANLPDSLGDDDDFDEIEDMLDQLEQK; translated from the coding sequence ATGAGTTACATCGAGTATTTTGAACTGGAGATGGAGCCGTTCTCCAACGCTCCGGATGCACGTTTCTACTTTGACAGTGATCAACATAGCCAGGCGTTGGTGCGCCTGATGTACGCGGTCAACTCCAACAAGGGGCTGGCCGTTCTTGTTGGTGGTGTTGGCACCGGCAAGACAACCCTTGCCCGCAGAATGCTCGACACTCTGGATGAATCCAGATATGAGTCGTCGATGCTGGTCATGGTTCATTCCGGAATCGATCCGGAGTGGATTTTAACCCGTATCGCGATGCAGCTTGGAATCCAGGAGCCGGCAAGCGACCGGCTGGCGGTTCTGAAACAGCTCTATGAACGTCTGCTCGAAATCGATTCACAGGGGCGTAAGGCGGTTATACTGATAGACGAAGCACAGATGCTGCAGAGCCGTGAATTGATGGAAGAGTTTCGCGGTCTGCTCAATCTCGAAATTCCCGGCAAGAAGCTGATTAACATTGTTTTTTTCGGTCTGACTGAAATTGAGGATTGTCTTCGTCTTGATGAACCGCTGGCCCAACGTGTCGCCGTCAAGTATAATCTCGGATCCTTTACCCTTGATTTAACGACCCGCTATATCAACCATCGGCTGTCGGTGGCAGGCGCCAGGCGCCCGCTTTTTGATCCGATGGCGATTCAGTCGGTTCATAATTACGCCGGTGGTGTGCCGCGCCTGATTAATACAATCTGTGATAACTGCCTGTTTGAAACCCACATGCAAAAAGGGAATCAGGTTGTTCCAAAAATAGTTGAAAGCGTCGCAGGAGATCTTGGCTTGCTGCATCGTCCCACCGCTAATTTGCCTGATTCACTGGGTGACGATGATGACTTTGACGAAATTGAGGATATGCTTGACCAGCTCGAGCAGAAGTAG
- a CDS encoding glucose-6-phosphate isomerase (catalyzes the formation of D-fructose 6-phosphate from D-glucose 6-phosphate) — protein MLQFDYTQMMADVVGSKLGVVPSELEQAVDRVRAIHVSLQDARESGDLPFYDLPFQTGVDDLIEMADGIASRFDAFVVLGIGGSALGTTAVARALLPLYATSSRPRLFVLDNVDPDGVGGLLDSLDPTRTCFCVISKSCTTVETMSQFLIAREWVRNACGDNYRDHFVLITDPETGVLRKLAEEEGYENLAVPAGVGGRFSIFTPVGLLPLAVAGVDVRSLLAGAAKVEPQISNPDLFENPAYLNGLLQYLSYQKGATISVMMPYSDRLRDVADWYRQLWAESLGKRVSLSGEEIFTGPTPVNALGATDQHSQLQLYMEGPFDKVVTFITVDNQKPVSIPNADDIPDLAYLGGKKLSALLSFEQKASAIALARAGRPNCTIRLAEITPQSIGALLYIFEVQTVFSGGLFGVDPLDQPGVEAGKIITSALMGRSGFDKERQEIIDWERRADPKVLHVI, from the coding sequence ATGTTGCAATTTGATTATACCCAGATGATGGCGGATGTTGTCGGATCGAAACTCGGTGTTGTTCCATCCGAGTTGGAACAGGCGGTTGATCGGGTCCGGGCAATTCATGTCAGCCTGCAAGACGCCCGTGAATCGGGCGATCTTCCGTTTTATGACTTGCCTTTTCAAACGGGAGTCGATGATCTGATCGAAATGGCCGATGGCATAGCTTCCCGGTTCGATGCTTTTGTCGTTCTTGGCATCGGCGGCTCGGCACTCGGTACGACAGCTGTGGCTCGCGCCTTGCTGCCGCTATACGCCACATCTTCCCGGCCCCGGCTTTTTGTCCTTGATAATGTAGACCCTGACGGGGTCGGGGGGCTTCTTGATAGTCTCGACCCGACACGGACCTGTTTCTGTGTCATCAGTAAGTCGTGTACAACGGTTGAGACCATGAGCCAGTTTCTGATTGCTCGTGAGTGGGTGAGAAATGCCTGTGGAGACAACTATCGGGATCATTTCGTTCTCATAACCGATCCTGAGACCGGAGTGTTGCGTAAGCTGGCCGAAGAGGAAGGTTACGAAAATCTTGCGGTGCCAGCCGGAGTCGGTGGCCGTTTTTCCATATTTACCCCGGTTGGATTGCTGCCTTTGGCGGTTGCCGGTGTTGATGTTCGTTCGCTTCTGGCCGGTGCCGCCAAAGTCGAACCACAGATCTCGAACCCGGATTTATTCGAAAATCCGGCCTACCTGAACGGTCTGTTGCAATATCTCTCTTATCAAAAAGGGGCGACGATCAGCGTCATGATGCCCTACAGTGATCGTCTGCGTGATGTCGCTGACTGGTATCGGCAACTCTGGGCTGAAAGCCTCGGCAAGAGGGTGAGTCTCTCCGGTGAAGAGATTTTTACCGGACCGACACCGGTCAATGCTCTCGGTGCGACTGATCAGCATTCACAGTTGCAGTTGTACATGGAGGGCCCGTTTGACAAGGTTGTGACATTTATTACTGTTGATAACCAGAAGCCTGTCAGTATACCGAATGCCGATGATATCCCCGATCTGGCTTATCTCGGGGGGAAGAAACTTTCCGCGCTCCTTTCGTTTGAACAGAAAGCGAGCGCTATTGCCCTGGCTCGCGCCGGGCGGCCGAATTGCACTATCAGACTGGCAGAGATTACGCCGCAAAGCATCGGCGCCTTATTGTATATCTTTGAAGTGCAAACCGTTTTTTCCGGAGGATTGTTCGGTGTCGATCCTCTTGATCAGCCAGGGGTTGAAGCGGGTAAAATCATCACTTCTGCGTTGATGGGTCGTTCCGGCTTCGATAAAGAACGACAGGAGATTATTGACTGGGAAAGGCGTGCAGACCCGAAGGTTCTACATGTCATTTAA
- a CDS encoding pseudouridine synthase, producing the protein MAQERLQKIIAAAGLASRRQAEKWIEQGRVSVNGNPANLGEKADPAVDNILVDDVAIGRPEKKTYILLNKPVGYVTTMRDPEGRRVVTDLLEGVSERVVPVGRLDLTTEGLLLLTNDGDLAQKLSHPRFHVEKTYLARVRGMIDNNALRKLERGVELDDGLTAPARAECTRKTGSHSWLKITIHEGRNRQVRRMCEALGFSVSRLKRIGYAFLLEENLGSGDFRHLEPGEIAKLKHLADGRS; encoded by the coding sequence ATGGCGCAAGAGAGATTGCAAAAGATAATCGCTGCAGCCGGGTTGGCATCGCGGCGTCAGGCCGAAAAGTGGATAGAACAGGGACGTGTCTCGGTCAATGGTAACCCGGCGAATCTCGGTGAAAAAGCCGATCCCGCGGTCGATAATATCCTTGTCGACGACGTTGCAATCGGACGCCCGGAAAAAAAAACCTATATTCTCTTGAACAAGCCGGTTGGTTATGTGACAACCATGCGCGATCCGGAAGGGAGGCGCGTTGTTACCGATCTGCTGGAAGGCGTTTCTGAAAGGGTCGTGCCGGTGGGCCGGCTCGACCTGACAACTGAGGGGCTTCTGCTGTTGACCAATGACGGGGATCTGGCTCAAAAACTGTCGCACCCCCGGTTCCACGTTGAAAAAACCTATCTGGCCCGGGTTCGGGGTATGATTGATAATAATGCCCTCAGGAAACTTGAACGAGGAGTTGAGCTTGATGACGGGCTGACGGCGCCGGCCCGGGCCGAATGCACCCGTAAGACCGGCAGCCACTCCTGGCTCAAGATCACGATCCATGAAGGGCGGAACCGTCAGGTCAGGCGGATGTGTGAAGCGCTCGGTTTTTCTGTCAGTCGCCTGAAAAGAATCGGTTATGCCTTTCTCCTGGAAGAAAATCTCGGTTCGGGGGATTTCAGACACCTGGAACCAGGCGAAATTGCAAAACTGAAACACCTTGCCGACGGGAGGTCGTAA
- the scpB gene encoding SMC-Scp complex subunit ScpB, translated as MATSDIRKNIEALVFVSESPIKVDRIAEILEMKKSDVKQVLQELQNEYVDADRGILLEEVSEGFQFRTRQECADVIQQLIKSRPFRFSRAALETLAIVAYRQQVTRAEVEYLRGVDSGGVFKTLLEKQLIRILGKKDVPGRPLIYGTSKEFLEFFGMRDLSALPTLKEFSDLAEELPETETGTNAKLVTESTAQGIQD; from the coding sequence TTGGCTACATCTGATATCAGGAAAAACATCGAAGCGCTGGTCTTTGTTTCAGAATCGCCGATCAAGGTTGACCGGATCGCCGAGATTCTCGAGATGAAAAAGAGTGACGTCAAACAGGTTCTTCAGGAACTCCAGAATGAATACGTCGATGCCGATCGCGGAATTTTGCTCGAGGAAGTCAGTGAAGGGTTTCAGTTCAGGACGCGACAGGAATGTGCCGATGTGATTCAGCAATTGATAAAAAGCAGACCGTTCAGGTTTTCCCGGGCCGCCCTGGAAACACTGGCTATTGTCGCATATCGTCAACAGGTGACACGGGCCGAAGTCGAATATCTACGCGGCGTCGATTCCGGGGGCGTGTTCAAGACACTGCTCGAAAAACAGCTGATCCGGATTCTCGGCAAAAAAGATGTTCCGGGGCGACCGCTGATTTACGGGACAAGCAAGGAATTTCTCGAGTTTTTCGGCATGCGTGATCTGTCGGCTTTGCCAACCCTCAAGGAGTTCAGTGATCTCGCCGAAGAATTGCCGGAGACAGAAACCGGTACCAATGCAAAGCTGGTGACGGAAAGTACGGCTCAAGGAATTCAGGACTAG
- a CDS encoding segregation/condensation protein A, translated as MAYEIKIENFEGPLDLLLHLIKKNEMDIYDIQVAAITDQYLSILDAMKSLNLDVAGEFLLMAATLLHIKSKLLLPVHDEEEGDEEELDPRAELVRRLLEYQKYKEAGAQFDAMPRLQRDVFARKFPARELVVSEEGEEMIAVGIFELVDAFQKLLKETSDPYIHEVNIERLTVADRINSILSLLSGKESLSFLDVFEEKPDRSIIVVTFLAMLELVRLRMVRLMQNSRCGNIWLYPAVIDDEISPFDLGEESLGYI; from the coding sequence ATGGCATACGAAATAAAAATAGAGAATTTTGAAGGACCGCTCGATCTTCTGCTCCACCTGATCAAGAAGAATGAAATGGATATCTACGATATCCAGGTCGCGGCAATTACCGACCAATATCTCTCGATACTCGATGCCATGAAAAGCCTCAATCTCGATGTTGCCGGCGAGTTTCTGTTGATGGCCGCGACTCTTCTCCATATCAAATCAAAATTACTGTTGCCGGTGCATGATGAAGAAGAAGGAGATGAAGAAGAACTTGATCCGCGGGCCGAACTGGTGAGAAGGCTGCTCGAGTACCAGAAGTACAAGGAGGCCGGGGCACAGTTTGATGCCATGCCGCGGCTGCAGCGCGATGTTTTCGCCCGCAAATTCCCGGCGCGTGAGCTGGTTGTCTCGGAAGAAGGTGAGGAGATGATCGCTGTCGGGATCTTTGAACTGGTCGATGCTTTCCAGAAGCTTTTAAAGGAAACATCCGATCCCTATATTCATGAAGTCAATATCGAACGATTGACCGTTGCCGACAGGATTAACTCAATTCTGAGCCTGCTTTCCGGCAAAGAGAGCCTCTCTTTTCTCGATGTCTTTGAAGAAAAGCCGGATCGGTCGATAATTGTTGTTACGTTTTTGGCCATGCTCGAACTGGTACGGCTAAGGATGGTCCGCCTGATGCAGAATAGCCGCTGTGGAAATATCTGGCTCTATCCGGCTGTTATCGACGACGAGATATCACCTTTTGACCTTGGAGAGGAAAGTCTTGGCTACATCTGA